One region of Flavobacterium pisciphilum genomic DNA includes:
- the rplT gene encoding 50S ribosomal protein L20 yields the protein MPRSVNSVAKRARRKKIMKQAKGFFGRRKNVWTVAKNAVEKAMCYAYRDRKVNKRNFRALWIQRINAGARLEGMSYSQFMGKVKANGIELNRKVLADLAMNHPEAFKAVLNKVK from the coding sequence ATGCCAAGATCAGTAAATTCAGTTGCTAAAAGAGCAAGAAGAAAAAAGATAATGAAGCAAGCCAAAGGTTTCTTTGGTAGACGTAAAAACGTTTGGACAGTTGCTAAAAATGCGGTAGAGAAAGCAATGTGCTACGCTTACCGTGATAGAAAAGTGAATAAAAGAAATTTCCGTGCATTATGGATTCAACGTATCAACGCTGGAGCTAGATTGGAAGGAATGTCTTATTCTCAATTCATGGGGAAAGTAAAAGCTAACGGAATCGAATTGAACCGTAAAGTTCTTGCAGATTTAGCTATGAATCACCCTGAAGCTTTCAAAGCAGTACTTAATAAAGTAAAATAA
- the infC gene encoding translation initiation factor IF-3, with the protein MAIRSNRGYQPRVEKKDAHRINNLIRVPEVRLVGENIEPGVYKIAEALRLADQFELDLVEISPNAEPPVCKIMDYKKFVYEQKKRDKVLKAKSTQVVVKEIRFGPQTDEHDYEFKRKNAEKFLKEGAKLKAFVFFKGRSIIYKDQGQILLLRLATDLEEYGKVEAMPVLEGKRMIMFIAPKKKK; encoded by the coding sequence ATAGCAATAAGAAGCAACAGAGGTTACCAACCTCGCGTAGAAAAAAAAGATGCACACAGAATAAACAACCTTATTCGTGTTCCTGAAGTACGCCTTGTAGGCGAAAACATTGAGCCAGGCGTTTATAAAATAGCCGAAGCTCTAAGATTAGCTGATCAATTTGAATTAGATCTAGTTGAGATTTCGCCAAACGCAGAGCCACCGGTTTGTAAAATCATGGATTACAAGAAATTTGTTTACGAACAAAAGAAACGTGATAAAGTCCTGAAAGCAAAATCGACTCAAGTTGTAGTGAAAGAAATTCGCTTTGGTCCTCAGACTGATGAGCATGATTATGAGTTTAAGAGAAAGAACGCTGAAAAATTCCTTAAAGAGGGTGCTAAATTAAAAGCATTTGTATTCTTTAAAGGACGTTCTATCATCTATAAAGATCAAGGTCAAATTTTACTATTGAGATTAGCTACTGATCTTGAAGAATATGGTAAAGTAGAAGCAATGCCTGTTCTTGAAGGAAAGAGAATGATTATGTTCATTGCTCCGAAGAAGAAGAAATAG
- the rpmI gene encoding 50S ribosomal protein L35, translated as MPKMKTKSSAKKRFKVTGSGKIKRKHAFKSHILTKKSKKRKLALTHSALVHSTDMKSIKQQLRII; from the coding sequence ATGCCTAAAATGAAAACAAAATCTAGCGCCAAGAAACGTTTCAAAGTTACTGGTTCTGGAAAGATTAAAAGAAAGCATGCTTTTAAAAGTCACATCTTGACTAAAAAATCTAAAAAACGTAAATTAGCTTTGACACACTCAGCGTTAGTTCACTCAACAGATATGAAAAGCATCAAACAACAATTAAGAATTATCTAA
- a CDS encoding sulfatase-like hydrolase/transferase: protein MDLKEKLNQKIGRQPDIILIITDEQRATQHFPPGWEEKNLPTLTFLKENGFSFDRAFCNTCMCSPSRATLFTGTYPAKHGVSQTLTEGGLLSPQEPTLNTTLPNIMNVLWADGYDVQYRGKWHMSKGVAPNGTKTNYESLTAADISLFGAMGWIAPDAGEDVNPLNFGGGYANHDARYTAEAIQYLREVKAKRAAGKYKPYCLVLSLVNPHDVLAYPKSAATSGYHPDSWLGREIGLPTTVNENLLENKKPMAQEQILINMALSLGEIATPEEKLNYINFYGHLLSHVDTEIGYLIKELYKEDENGKKLADSAIVTLTSDHGEMGLAHGGLRQKTFVAYEEAIRVPLVISNPILFKDHSIKQSMALATLVDIMPTFLDIANVSNPPIGLAGTSLLPIMDNGTAVQHSILFTYDDIKAGSNSNWTIVRAANRIRCIRTEKWKYDYYFDASTAYFRQYELYDLVNDPLEITNLAYDPAYNEIRRDLEEQLHQLEVEKLWVNTPTDVFSTIKFN, encoded by the coding sequence ATGGACTTAAAAGAAAAACTTAACCAAAAAATTGGCAGACAGCCAGACATCATCCTTATCATTACAGATGAACAACGTGCAACCCAACATTTTCCACCAGGCTGGGAAGAGAAAAATCTCCCAACCCTTACGTTTCTAAAAGAAAATGGATTTAGCTTTGATAGAGCATTTTGTAATACATGTATGTGTTCTCCAAGTAGGGCAACATTATTTACAGGGACTTATCCCGCAAAACATGGAGTAAGTCAAACGCTAACGGAGGGTGGGCTTTTATCTCCACAAGAGCCAACATTGAATACTACTTTGCCAAATATTATGAATGTACTTTGGGCAGATGGATATGATGTGCAATACAGAGGGAAATGGCATATGAGCAAAGGAGTCGCTCCAAATGGTACTAAGACAAATTATGAAAGTTTAACAGCAGCCGATATCTCATTATTTGGCGCAATGGGCTGGATTGCTCCTGATGCCGGTGAAGATGTGAATCCACTTAATTTTGGTGGAGGTTATGCAAATCATGATGCTAGATATACAGCAGAAGCGATACAGTATTTGAGAGAAGTAAAAGCAAAAAGAGCTGCTGGTAAGTATAAACCATATTGCTTAGTCCTTTCACTTGTTAATCCGCATGATGTTTTGGCATATCCTAAATCGGCAGCTACTTCAGGATATCATCCAGATAGTTGGTTGGGCAGAGAAATTGGGCTTCCAACTACAGTTAATGAAAATTTACTTGAGAATAAGAAACCAATGGCACAAGAACAAATTTTAATTAATATGGCTTTAAGCTTAGGAGAAATAGCCACACCAGAAGAAAAGCTGAACTATATTAATTTTTATGGTCATTTGTTGAGTCATGTTGATACAGAAATTGGGTATCTAATAAAAGAATTATATAAGGAAGATGAAAATGGAAAGAAGCTGGCAGATTCAGCAATTGTTACCTTGACATCAGATCATGGAGAAATGGGATTAGCCCATGGAGGATTACGTCAAAAAACTTTTGTTGCATATGAAGAAGCGATAAGAGTTCCGCTTGTGATTTCAAACCCTATTCTGTTTAAAGACCATAGTATCAAACAATCAATGGCATTGGCGACATTAGTAGATATTATGCCTACGTTTTTAGATATTGCTAATGTGTCAAATCCACCTATTGGACTAGCAGGAACTAGTTTGTTACCTATAATGGATAATGGTACAGCTGTTCAGCATAGTATACTGTTTACTTATGATGATATAAAAGCAGGTTCTAATAGTAATTGGACAATTGTAAGAGCAGCCAATCGTATTCGTTGTATTAGAACTGAAAAGTGGAAATATGATTACTATTTCGATGCATCTACTGCTTATTTCAGACAATACGAATTGTATGATTTGGTGAATGATCCATTAGAAATCACTAATCTAGCTTACGATCCAGCATATAATGAGATTAGAAGGGATTTAGAAGAACAATTGCATCAATTAGAAGTCGAAAAACTATGGGTAAATACACCAACAGATGTTTTTAGTACTATAAAGTTTAACTAA